In Oceanivirga salmonicida, the DNA window CTATGGATTTAGGAATAGTTCCTTTAATGGGTGCAATAAATCCACCTTGGACAACACCACCTATAATTTCTGGATTTTTAGCAGGTGGTTATAGATTAGCGATATTACAATTAGTTATTATTCTTATATCTTTTTTTGGATATTTCCCATTTATACGTAGACAAGATATGATAGCCTATGAAGAAGAACAAAAAGTTAAAGAATAAAAAAGGAGAGTAAGTATATATGAAATTAATAATAAAAGAAAATAATTTAGAAATGTCCAAAAGTGCTATGTATATTGTATTAGGAGCTATGCAACAAGATAAAAGAGTAAATATTTCTTTAACATCGGGAAGATCTCCTAAAAAATTATATGAATTATTGATACCTGAAATTAAAGATAAATATGAATATAAAAATATACAATATTATTTATTTGATGATTCTCCATATATAGATAAAAAGCATGGAGGAAATTGGGATGAAATGCAGGAAATGTTTTTTAAACCGGCTAATATACCTAATGATAGAATAAATATAACAACATTAGAAAATTGGCAAGTTTATGATGATGAAATAAAACAAGTTGGTGGAATAGATGTAATGGTAATAGGTTTAGGTTATGATGGGCATTTTTGTGGAAATTGCCCTAATTGTACACCATTAGATAGTTATACATATTGTTTAGAATTTAAAGAAAAACAAAAAGCTAACCCTACTTATTTAGATAGACCTACTCAACCATATTCAATAACTATGGGACCAAAAAGTTTGATGAGAGTAAAACATTTAGTAATGATAGTTAATGGAAGCGAAAAAGCAGAAATATTAAAAAAATTTTTAGATGAACCAATTAGTAATAAAATACCTGCAACAATATTAAAATTACATCCTAATTTTACTGTATTATGTGATAAAGAGGCAGCTAAATTAATAAATATTGAAGATTATAGAGGTATGTAAAATGAGTTTAAAAAAAGAATTTTTATGGTCAGCATCTACAAGTGCTTATCAATTTGAAGGAGCACATGATGTTGACGGAAAAGGATTGAGTATACAAGATACTAAGACGATTTTTTATACAAATGAAAATTTTAAAGATGGATCAAATCATTATTATAGATTTAAAGAAGATGTTAAATTAATGTCAGAATTGGGATTAAAAGCGTATAGATTTTCTATTTCATGGTCTAGGATTATGCCTGATGGTAAAAATAAAATAAATAAAAAAGGTATAAAATTTTATTCTGATTTAATAGATGAATTGATAAAATATAATATAGAACCTATAGTTACTTTATATCATTTTGATTTGCCAGATGAATTAGAAAAGCTAGGTGGTTGGTTGAATAATGAAACAGTATTAGCTTTTGAAAAGTACTCAAAACTCTTATTTGAAAATTTTGGGGATAGAGTTAAATACTGGTTAACTATTAATGAACAAAATATGATGATTTTACATAGTCAAAGCATAAATGGTGAAAAAACAGATAAATATCTTTATCAAAAAAATCATAATATGTTTTTGGCAAATGCGAGAGCTATTAATCTATGTCATAAGATGCTAAAAAAAGCCAAAATAGGACCAGCTATAAATATATCATATGTTTATCCAGAAACTTGTTCTCCAGAAGATAATTTTGCGGCAATGTATGCTAATGTACATAGAAATTGGTTATATTTAGATATGTATGTTTATGGAGAATATAATCATATGGCTCTTAAATATATTAAAGATAAAAAATATGTTTTAAAAATTTCAAATGAAGATAAAAAAATATTAAAAGATGCAAAACCAGATTATATAGGAGTAAATTATTATTGTACAATGACTGTAAAAACCGATGCTAAATCAAATGATGAAAATATAGAAAAATTAGATATACCATTGATGGAAAAAGGGTTTTATAGAACAGTTATAAATCCTAATTTAGATTTTACTGAGTTCAAATGGCAAGTAGATTCTAAAGGTTTTGAGATTACGCTTAATGAAGTTTATAGCAGATATAAATTGCCGATTTTAATAACTGAAAATGGATTAGGCGCTGTAGATATATTAGAAAAGGATTTTAGTGTACATGATGATTATAGAATAAAATATTTAAGAGAACATGTAGAAAATATTGTTAAAGCATGTGAACAAGGAGTAGAAATTTTAGGGTATTCTCCTTGGTCTGCAATAGATTTAATTTCAACACATCAAGGTCATGAAAAAAGATATGGATTTATATATGTAGATTTTAGTGGAGAAACAGGTGAAAAGTATTCAAGGTATAAAAAAGATAGTTTTTTTTGGTATAAAGAACTTATAGAAAATAATGGAATTAAATTTTAATTAATTAGTTAAGAATATTGTTAATTTATATATTCTTAACTTTTTTATTTGAAATTTAGTCAGGTATATTTTTGTTGACATTAAATTTTAATGTAGTATAATATACTAAAAAGTTTGATAGTCAAAGTATTTTATTTGAAGGGATATAAAAATGAAAAAAATATTTATAAAGAAAATATTTGCACTTATTTTTGTTGTTTTTGGAATATCAATATTAAGCTTTGTATTAATTAGAATGTCACATGGGAACCCAGTCAATAATATATTAGGATTTAATGGAGCTGAAAGATCAAAAGAGGCTATACAATTTTTAGAAAAAGAATTGGGATTAGATTCACCAATATATATTCAATATTTAAATTGGATTAAAAATATCATGCGTTTAGATTTTGGAACTTCATATTTTTCAGGAAAATCAGTTTTATCAGAAATTATATCTAGAATACCCAATACTTTAATATTAAGTATAATAACTTTAGTATTTTCAATGATATTATCAATTCCATTAGGATATTACATAAGTATTCACAATAATAAATTATCAAAGGCTTTAAAATTCTTTGTTATTATTTTAGGATGTATGCCTAGTTTTTGGATTTCGTTATTACTTTTATATATTATATCTGTAAAATTTAACTTATTACCTGTAATTTATACAACAGGAATTAAGGGTATAATTTTACCCACTATAGTACTTTCATTACAATTGATACCGGCTTATATTTTGATATTAGAAAATAGTTTTTCAATTGTTATAAAAAAAGAATATATTTTTACTGCACAAATAAAAGGTGTAAAGAGTAATATAATATTTTTAAAACATATTTTTAGAAATG includes these proteins:
- a CDS encoding 6-phosphogluconolactonase, which produces MKLIIKENNLEMSKSAMYIVLGAMQQDKRVNISLTSGRSPKKLYELLIPEIKDKYEYKNIQYYLFDDSPYIDKKHGGNWDEMQEMFFKPANIPNDRINITTLENWQVYDDEIKQVGGIDVMVIGLGYDGHFCGNCPNCTPLDSYTYCLEFKEKQKANPTYLDRPTQPYSITMGPKSLMRVKHLVMIVNGSEKAEILKKFLDEPISNKIPATILKLHPNFTVLCDKEAAKLINIEDYRGM
- a CDS encoding glycoside hydrolase family 1 protein, with protein sequence MSLKKEFLWSASTSAYQFEGAHDVDGKGLSIQDTKTIFYTNENFKDGSNHYYRFKEDVKLMSELGLKAYRFSISWSRIMPDGKNKINKKGIKFYSDLIDELIKYNIEPIVTLYHFDLPDELEKLGGWLNNETVLAFEKYSKLLFENFGDRVKYWLTINEQNMMILHSQSINGEKTDKYLYQKNHNMFLANARAINLCHKMLKKAKIGPAINISYVYPETCSPEDNFAAMYANVHRNWLYLDMYVYGEYNHMALKYIKDKKYVLKISNEDKKILKDAKPDYIGVNYYCTMTVKTDAKSNDENIEKLDIPLMEKGFYRTVINPNLDFTEFKWQVDSKGFEITLNEVYSRYKLPILITENGLGAVDILEKDFSVHDDYRIKYLREHVENIVKACEQGVEILGYSPWSAIDLISTHQGHEKRYGFIYVDFSGETGEKYSRYKKDSFFWYKELIENNGIKF
- a CDS encoding ABC transporter permease — encoded protein: MKKIFIKKIFALIFVVFGISILSFVLIRMSHGNPVNNILGFNGAERSKEAIQFLEKELGLDSPIYIQYLNWIKNIMRLDFGTSYFSGKSVLSEIISRIPNTLILSIITLVFSMILSIPLGYYISIHNNKLSKALKFFVIILGCMPSFWISLLLLYIISVKFNLLPVIYTTGIKGIILPTIVLSLQLIPAYILILENSFSIVIKKEYIFTAQIKGVKSNIIFLKHIFRNAMIPAITLIGHNFVSLLAGSFIIESIYGYPGIGKFIIDSILKKDYPVIQGYLIIFVVIVVIINIIVDFIYYLVDPTFRRDYEIK